From the genome of Salvelinus fontinalis isolate EN_2023a chromosome 20, ASM2944872v1, whole genome shotgun sequence, one region includes:
- the il17a/f3 gene encoding interleukin 17a/f3 has protein sequence MLLVMVFRGLLVLGLIMSLDGRKKGQKTKPKAAKGSGSDKVFGQRGMTVGLFLDPNLKTAVPVLHIDSRSLSPWTYSDTYDETRVPQHLSQAQCQTSGCLTPDGEEDMGLESKPIIHQTLVLRRVQGEKGSSGGRKKKGKKKGYFYKLDSEIVNVGCTCVRPSIFPQKQ, from the exons atgctTCTGGTCATG GTCTTCAGAGGTTTACTGGTGCTGGGTTTAATCATGTCACTGGACGGACGTAAGAAAGGCCAGAAGACCAAACCGAAGGCCGCCAAAGGCTCCGGATCAGACAAGGTCTTTGGACAGAGAGGAATGACTGTAGGGTTGTTTCTGGATCCTAACCTGAAGACCGCTGTCCCTGTCCTTCACATAGActccaggtctctctctccatggacaTACAG CGACACGTACGATGAGACCCGGGTCCCTCAACATCTCTCCCAGGCTCAGTGCCAGACGTCTGGCTGTCTAACCCCAGACGGAGAAGAGGACATGGGGTTGGAGTCCAAACCCATAATCCATCAGACCTTGGTGCTTCGCAG GGTTCAGGGAGAGAAGGGCAGCAGTggagggaggaagaagaaggGGAAGAAGAAGGGATATTTCTACAAACTGGACAGTGAGATTGTAAATGTGGGCTGTACCTGTGTGAGACCCAGCATTTTCCCTCAGAAGCAGTGA